GATCCAATTTGGCATACAGTTCTGTCTGTATCTGCGGCAGATAGAAGTCAGTGCCCCCCGCTAAATGGCGAGCAAATTGGTACATGATACCGGTGCGGATTTTACCTTCAGGCGAATCGTTACCGGCCACGTTATTGACATCGACTATCCTGATGCGGGTGTTGGGGCTGACGGTAAATCGTGTACGACCGGAAATCAGTGGATAATCAAACAGCGCCTGAGTCAGGCAACGCGAAACGTAACTGAGTAATGTTTCATCTGACCCCGGGCGGTTGACCATACCGAACGCCGTTCGCAGCTCTTCACTGTTGAGGGCGCCCTGGAGATCATTCAATTCGGGAACCGCCTGTGCCTGAGCAAGAGAGGCTTCATAGACATGGCCATGTTCAAACAACATGTCACGAACTTCGTACCATGTGGCCAATTCCCACCATTGCGTGTCGTGCCGAGAGATACAGCCACTGGTTTTTAGCGCCTCATCCACTTCCGGAACCAGTGTCTGGCCATATCGCACGGGTTCGGTATCACTGTTTTTGCGAAATACCAGGTCGACGGCGCGGGACAGGATCTGTTTGCATGACGTCGCATCCGGGGCGAGGCCCGTTTGTGGATCGATGCACAAGCTGGTCAATAATCTCAGCAAGTAATCACGCTCAGTGCTGATGGGGTATTTCAGGCCTAATTGAATATCAAATGGGTTGCGGCAATGATCTGCGACGTTCTGCAGAATGATGCTGATGATCTTGTCTTTCTGGTCAGCGGGAAGGCTGTCATGAACCAAATCGTAAAAGCCCTGGGCAGTAAACCCCTTATCTATAAAGGCCATAAACGGCAAATCACTGTTGCCATTGGTTATTGCATCAAGGTGCAGGCTGTTGGCCAACAGCGATTTGCCTGAACCTGGAGCGCCAGCCAGTAACTCGGTATGTTTTTCCTGGAGCGCACTGGCTAACCCAATCGGATAGGGCTTGCCATCAATGGTTTGATGTATGGAGTTACCCTCATTGCCCCACGGACTGGCAGGGCGCTGTAGAGGCATCAGTTTGATGCCTTCGGATAACGGTGGGAACATCAGATTTGGCGCGCTGTAACTGGATGCCAGTGGCAAGGTGTTTATCCAGGCTCGGATTGGATCACCAAAGGTTCGGGTGACGGAGGTGACGCCCCAGGCCTGAATCGATTTTTGTAGAAGCGTCAGGTTGCGCTTCAACCGGCTTTTATCAGCATCCCAGGTACTGGCTGTGATGCTCATCATGCACACCGGTTCTTTCTTATCTTGCGTCACCAACCAGGATACCGATTTGTAGATATCACGCAGAGACGGAACGAAAGCGACAAAAGACAGCAGGTTCTGTTTGTTGTTGAGATGCGCGCCACCGCCTGGCATCAGGTCCAGACGCAAACGCCAGGGGATTTGCCGGGGAACCTTTTTGAACAATTGGCTGAACGGTTCTGGCCGCTGTGGCGCCAGCGTCATTGCGAGCTGGCCATGGAACAATCCGTCAACTTCGATCAAATTACCGTGGGGTGTTACCTCGGTATCGCAATACTGGAAATTGAGGTGAGGGGCCAATGCACCGCTGATATCGTCATCGCGCAATTTGCCATGTGGGATCACTCGGTCGCCAGGGAGCAGAGGTTGCCAGCTTTCATCCGTACTGAGACGTTCGATTTCGTCGCGCAGGATATGCCCTGCTTCGTGCGCGTCCAGTAAGCGAACCATCACCCCCTCGTTACCATTAGTAAGGTCGTTGGCCAACTTGTCGATAAAGGCATCGTGTCGGAGTTTCAGTCCCTCAAATTCAGCAAACACAGGATTTTGACCGAATCGAGCCTCCGGCACGTTTTTAAACTGTTGCTCCTGGCGATGTGTTTCTTCTTTACGTTCCGCAACGGGCAGGGAGGAAATTGCCGTGTAAACCGTCAGCCATACACGCTCGCGGGCGACATAGGGGGACATTTTGGTGATTTGCTCATCGACCAGATCATCAAGCCTTAACCCGAGTTTGCGATAGGCCTGACGCTGAGGCTCCACCAATCGGGTAATTTCTTCTTTTCCGCGGCCAGGATCCCGCTCGAAAACAATGCTGATTTTATGGCCCAGAGCCTTAAAGTCGCCTGTTAGTGCATCACGAAGTTTCAACACAAAACGCAGGTAGCTGTCGGCCTCGGGTTGTTCGTTGGGTATTTTAGGCACGTTTTCGCTAAATTCTCGAAATGCGCCAAGGACTTCAAAACAACTGGCGTAATCATTGCTGTGAGTGACATGGATGTACGGTGCGCTTAGCGAAGGATGGCGAATTTTATCGTCGGGCGTCATGCCAATGACTGTGCGCAGATCACAATACTGTGCGAAATCTCTGCCCAGGGTATAGCGGGAGAAGAAGGCAAATGCGTCTTCGATTTTATCAATAATCATGGTCAACTCCGGGCTTTGTAATCACGGTACAGGTGTAACCACCAGGTGGTGCCAGCATCCAAACCTGTGGTGGCTAGTCGACCGACAAGGCGGCCAGGGTGAAGCGCTATCGCCAGGTGACGGCAGCGTGATAGAAGAAGACCTCGGCGGTCGGTGGGTAATTGTTTAAGTGCTTCGCCGAATGCCTGTGGATGTGTTGTTCCCCAGGCCTGTTGTACCGGTTTATCGTGCGATGTCAGCCAATCCAACAAGGCTTTGGCGTCCCGGCGGTAGTCTTCGTCCTCTGAGTTCAGCGCTTGGGCGATGGCCCGCTGCAGGTGATTGACATCTTCGGGCGGTAACGTCGGCAGGTAGATCATTACGCCGGCCTCTGCAGTAACGGTATCGAGCTGCTGCCACGCCTGGCACAGAGGGTCAGCGACGCTGAGGTTGTCAGGGGCTGTATTCAAAGGGTTGTTGTCGCGGAAAATTGCCGTGTTCTTAGGCGACTCATAACCGCAGAATTCGCAGCAGTGTCCACACTGGCGTGCGGTCAAATCTAAAATTTCTTGTTGTTTAGCCGATCGAGAAAACCCAGCGACACGCTGGGAAATAGAAAAAACCAACATATGAACTCCAGGGCAGGAGGGAACAGTGGTGGCGAAGGACGAGCGTTAACGAAATGGCCAGCCCTTTGGACTGGCCATCAGGGGATTAAATACCTACAGGGTTGAGGGTCATTTGCTTCTGGCTACGGCTGGCCATCTGATCGAGTGCAATAAAGCATGCACCAGCGACCAACAGGACCAGAATGTGCCCAACTTTAATCTGAGGGTTGTTTTTCTTAGTGGCCATCAGACCAATTGCTCCGGCAATGCACACAAGCCCGATGACCATGGAGGCATTGACGATCGGTTCTTTAAGCGAGTAAATCCCATCAAGCCACCCTTTGATCATACCGGCGATGTCATCGTCAGCATGCGCCAGAGGGGTAAGAAACCACGCCAGTCCCCCGGCAATTGCGCGGGCATAATACCGGCGTATTGTATCGGCCATGAGGGCACCTTTAATTGCGATGAACAGGGGAATATCTTTCAGGGAGTGACGAGCTTTCATTATTACCTCTATGTTTTACCAATGAATATTGAGTGTGTTTTGTAGGGCATCGAGTACCCGGGGACTGACTGCGAGCATTGTGCCGACAATGATTCGTTTAACGCCGCTTGAAACATCTTCACCGGCACTGAGTCCGGTATGGCCGTCCTTCTGTGAACGTCGCAACCGGAGCAAACCTTGCAACGCATAAATAACGCCGACCCACTGCAGCAAAGTCAGGCCGGCGTTAATGGCGACCGCGGCCGGGCCATATTTGCCCTCTGACACATAAGCAATAGCGCCAAAGGTGACATTGCCCAGCGCCATCTGCTGCGAGGTCGCGTTCATGACCTGGTGCAGTGCGATGATGCAGCCGCACACCAAGACGACGGACAGAATTTTTCCTGCGCCATCCTGTACCTGGCCGCGCCGGGCTTTGCTGGCAATGTTCCCAAAGTGCAACGCCAACATGACCAGACCGCCAACGGCACCCAGTGCGAGAACCAGTTGGATCCCGACAGCGGTCACGTTATTGACGGCATTGGCCAG
This region of Serratia marcescens genomic DNA includes:
- a CDS encoding ATP-binding protein, whose product is MIIDKIEDAFAFFSRYTLGRDFAQYCDLRTVIGMTPDDKIRHPSLSAPYIHVTHSNDYASCFEVLGAFREFSENVPKIPNEQPEADSYLRFVLKLRDALTGDFKALGHKISIVFERDPGRGKEEITRLVEPQRQAYRKLGLRLDDLVDEQITKMSPYVARERVWLTVYTAISSLPVAERKEETHRQEQQFKNVPEARFGQNPVFAEFEGLKLRHDAFIDKLANDLTNGNEGVMVRLLDAHEAGHILRDEIERLSTDESWQPLLPGDRVIPHGKLRDDDISGALAPHLNFQYCDTEVTPHGNLIEVDGLFHGQLAMTLAPQRPEPFSQLFKKVPRQIPWRLRLDLMPGGGAHLNNKQNLLSFVAFVPSLRDIYKSVSWLVTQDKKEPVCMMSITASTWDADKSRLKRNLTLLQKSIQAWGVTSVTRTFGDPIRAWINTLPLASSYSAPNLMFPPLSEGIKLMPLQRPASPWGNEGNSIHQTIDGKPYPIGLASALQEKHTELLAGAPGSGKSLLANSLHLDAITNGNSDLPFMAFIDKGFTAQGFYDLVHDSLPADQKDKIISIILQNVADHCRNPFDIQLGLKYPISTERDYLLRLLTSLCIDPQTGLAPDATSCKQILSRAVDLVFRKNSDTEPVRYGQTLVPEVDEALKTSGCISRHDTQWWELATWYEVRDMLFEHGHVYEASLAQAQAVPELNDLQGALNSEELRTAFGMVNRPGSDETLLSYVSRCLTQALFDYPLISGRTRFTVSPNTRIRIVDVNNVAGNDSPEGKIRTGIMYQFARHLAGGTDFYLPQIQTELYAKLDPRYVQLHRKRIEQLDQEIKLIFIDELHNIKGIDALWSALQTEDREKRKFGVRTVFASQYLDDYPQTILDSANSLYLLRVRTQDFDILQNTFKVPRATLLKLLNTTKGPAPDGSGVTFLAVFQTTNGNVAQLLKNTVGPLRLWALNSTPANRALRNMLYDALDGKTARRLLADAFPGGSAENHIKMLKKRAGNDDEGGAIRQLANELIAKAGYIQGTAA
- a CDS encoding DUF6750 family protein; this encodes MKARHSLKDIPLFIAIKGALMADTIRRYYARAIAGGLAWFLTPLAHADDDIAGMIKGWLDGIYSLKEPIVNASMVIGLVCIAGAIGLMATKKNNPQIKVGHILVLLVAGACFIALDQMASRSQKQMTLNPVGI
- the traQ gene encoding conjugal transfer protein TraQ; translation: MDLVQMLANAVNNVTAVGIQLVLALGAVGGLVMLALHFGNIASKARRGQVQDGAGKILSVVLVCGCIIALHQVMNATSQQMALGNVTFGAIAYVSEGKYGPAAVAINAGLTLLQWVGVIYALQGLLRLRRSQKDGHTGLSAGEDVSSGVKRIIVGTMLAVSPRVLDALQNTLNIHW